A window from Candidatus Methylomirabilota bacterium encodes these proteins:
- a CDS encoding sigma-70 family RNA polymerase sigma factor has product MSDDEDVLPDEPLDVLVDAVDEEVREETRETSRENLGVYLREIGRIPLLSREEEVELARRAQAGDTAAKSRLIEANLRLVVQVARRYVNRGLPLPDLIEEGNIGLLRAADKFDPERGVRFSTYATWWIRHTVTRALANQARTIRLPVHIEMLLGRYAKEQQRLTQALGRPPTAAELAAALGTTEEQVWELEELRQPPVSLDSPLSGQGRVADLVPDTSADPNAALTTLFRERADLVSVLDDLAENERRVLRRRFGLEGDEPETLEAIGRQLGLTRERVRQIEAAALRKLRGLLRARGVDPADFF; this is encoded by the coding sequence GAGGACGTGCTGCCCGACGAGCCCCTCGACGTCCTCGTCGACGCGGTGGACGAGGAGGTCCGGGAGGAGACGCGGGAGACCAGCCGCGAGAACCTCGGCGTCTACCTGCGCGAGATCGGCCGCATCCCGTTGCTCTCGCGCGAGGAGGAAGTCGAGCTGGCGCGCCGTGCCCAGGCCGGCGATACCGCCGCCAAGTCACGCCTGATCGAGGCCAACCTGCGCCTCGTCGTCCAGGTCGCGCGGCGCTATGTCAACCGCGGACTGCCCTTGCCCGACCTCATCGAGGAGGGCAACATCGGGCTGCTGCGGGCCGCCGACAAGTTCGACCCGGAGCGCGGCGTGCGCTTTTCCACCTATGCCACGTGGTGGATCCGACACACCGTCACGCGCGCGCTGGCCAACCAGGCGCGGACGATCCGGCTGCCCGTGCACATCGAGATGCTGCTGGGACGGTACGCCAAGGAGCAGCAGCGGCTCACGCAGGCGCTGGGACGCCCGCCGACGGCGGCCGAGCTGGCCGCGGCCCTGGGGACGACCGAGGAGCAAGTGTGGGAGCTGGAGGAGCTCCGCCAGCCGCCCGTGTCGCTCGACTCGCCCCTGTCGGGGCAGGGGCGGGTGGCGGACCTCGTCCCCGACACCTCCGCCGACCCGAACGCCGCGCTGACCACGCTCTTCCGCGAGCGCGCCGACCTCGTGTCGGTGCTGGACGATCTGGCCGAGAACGAGCGCCGGGTGCTCCGCCGGCGCTTCGGGCTGGAGGGCGACGAGCCCGAGACGCTGGAGGCCATCGGGCGCCAGCTCGGCCTCACCCGCGAGCGCGTGCGCCAGATCGAGGCGGCGGCCCTGCGCAAGCTCCGCGGGCTGCTGCGCGCCCGCGGCGTCGACCCGGCTGATTTCTTCTGA